A stretch of the Simiduia curdlanivorans genome encodes the following:
- the lpxC gene encoding UDP-3-O-acyl-N-acetylglucosamine deacetylase — protein sequence MTNHRDEALTKHDLQHTLADAFSCIGPGVHTGLSAVMTVMPADADSGYVFFRKDVHPEMGLVPARWHTVTDTQLSTTVSNRFGVRVSTVEHLLAALHASGIDNARIVLDGPEVPIMDGSAKCFVDFIEQVGKKAQQRLRQAIVITQPIKIELNGASAMLEPHPSPLFEMHIDFPNTLIGQQHYTTQLGEHTFKQELAPARTFGLTKHIEALKASGLAKGGSLKNALVVDGEKLLNQEGLRFSDEFARHKTLDSIGDLALAGATIIGKFTGYKSGHHLNNLLLRKLMHQNHSSVYTTLRQAQHRWQAIAHYPEAI from the coding sequence ATGACCAACCACCGTGATGAAGCTTTAACCAAACACGACTTGCAACACACACTCGCGGATGCCTTTAGCTGTATTGGCCCGGGTGTTCACACAGGCCTCTCAGCCGTGATGACGGTAATGCCAGCCGATGCCGATAGCGGGTACGTTTTCTTCCGTAAAGACGTGCACCCAGAAATGGGTTTAGTACCCGCCCGTTGGCACACAGTCACAGACACACAGCTATCAACCACCGTATCAAATCGCTTTGGCGTGCGGGTGAGCACCGTAGAACATTTATTGGCCGCTTTGCACGCGAGCGGTATTGATAACGCCCGCATTGTACTCGACGGCCCAGAAGTCCCCATTATGGATGGCAGCGCCAAATGCTTCGTGGATTTTATCGAACAGGTGGGTAAAAAAGCACAACAACGCCTACGTCAAGCCATCGTTATTACCCAGCCGATAAAAATAGAACTAAATGGCGCCAGTGCAATGCTAGAGCCACACCCAAGCCCATTATTTGAAATGCACATTGATTTCCCCAACACCCTCATAGGGCAACAGCATTACACAACCCAATTAGGTGAACACACCTTTAAACAAGAACTGGCACCAGCCCGAACCTTCGGTCTAACCAAGCATATAGAGGCCTTAAAAGCTAGTGGCCTAGCCAAAGGGGGCTCGCTGAAAAATGCCCTGGTGGTGGATGGCGAAAAACTGTTAAACCAAGAAGGATTAAGGTTTTCCGATGAGTTCGCGCGCCATAAAACACTCGATAGCATTGGCGATTTGGCGTTGGCGGGCGCAACGATTATCGGAAAATTTACCGGTTACAAAAGTGGCCATCACTTAAACAACTTACTGTTGAGAAAGCTCATGCATCAAAATCACAGCTCTGTCTACACTACTCTGCGCCAAGCTCAGCACAGGTGGCAGGCTATAGCGCACTATCCAGAAGCGATTTGA
- a CDS encoding AraC family transcriptional regulator, translating into MSATTLTSWAVLIWQELESRGLDARRYFRACGLDSAKMSEAGARYPTAAMTQLWTLCIEQTGDAGFGAAVGARWNATTFHALGMAWLASSSLQDGLARFGRYGRLIADALSIDVSESGAVIRMTLNADGRAHPAAIDAAMAALVRMCRLLVGEGFTPLAIELVSVTAEKSTALADYVQCPIHYQAVSNCVLFDRADVMRSLPTGNAALGQANDAVALAYLSSLDKSQWSARVIKVIDDALAAGKVTEANVAEALNSSVRNLQRKLADEKTSFGALYENLRKEKASQYLAIGKLSLNEIAYLLGFSDPANFTRAFKRWYGQAPSVYRKVLTASRQAALGSR; encoded by the coding sequence ATGAGCGCGACGACGCTGACGTCTTGGGCGGTTTTAATTTGGCAGGAATTGGAGTCGCGTGGTTTAGATGCGCGGCGTTATTTTCGAGCCTGCGGTCTGGATAGTGCGAAAATGAGCGAAGCGGGTGCGCGCTATCCAACGGCGGCTATGACCCAACTCTGGACTTTGTGCATAGAGCAGACGGGCGATGCTGGTTTTGGTGCCGCTGTGGGTGCGCGCTGGAATGCCACCACCTTTCATGCCTTGGGTATGGCCTGGCTGGCGAGCAGTTCGCTACAAGATGGCTTGGCGCGCTTTGGCCGTTACGGTCGATTGATTGCGGATGCTTTGTCCATAGATGTTAGCGAGTCCGGTGCCGTTATTCGCATGACATTAAACGCCGATGGACGCGCCCATCCAGCGGCGATTGATGCCGCAATGGCGGCGCTCGTGCGAATGTGTCGATTACTCGTGGGGGAAGGTTTTACGCCCTTGGCAATTGAACTCGTCAGCGTCACCGCAGAAAAAAGCACTGCTTTAGCTGACTATGTTCAGTGCCCTATTCATTACCAGGCCGTTAGTAACTGTGTATTGTTTGATCGCGCCGATGTGATGCGAAGTTTGCCCACGGGAAATGCCGCTTTAGGCCAAGCGAATGACGCCGTGGCATTGGCTTATTTGTCGTCTTTGGATAAAAGTCAGTGGAGTGCCCGGGTAATTAAAGTGATTGATGACGCTCTGGCGGCAGGGAAAGTCACGGAGGCCAACGTAGCTGAGGCTTTAAATTCCAGCGTGCGTAATTTGCAGCGCAAGTTAGCAGACGAGAAGACAAGTTTTGGCGCGCTGTATGAAAATCTGCGCAAGGAGAAGGCCAGTCAATACTTGGCGATTGGGAAATTGTCGCTCAATGAAATAGCCTACCTGCTTGGTTTTTCTGATCCTGCAAATTTTACCCGCGCTTTTAAACGCTGGTACGGTCAAGCGCCCAGTGTTTATCGCAAGGTCTTAACCGCCAGTCGGCAAGCTGCGCTGGGATCTCGTTGA
- a CDS encoding DUF998 domain-containing protein, giving the protein MNERVRRWCYFAGLLAPVWLVVGVMIAGMFYPGYSHYTQAMSELGAKGAPTHILSPLMNNYPLGVLFTLFGLGLVYTFPASISARLSGVLIIIHGLSSCLAGFFSCDVGCDLTAPSDEQNLHNLAGFVMFLSLLLASFLWVFIAKSCLGVKWFGWFSLAISLIAIALLPLMASAVASGDGFGLYQRLSYGSQALWVLVFSALLLEPKVKLPSADVKKE; this is encoded by the coding sequence GTGAATGAAAGAGTAAGGCGTTGGTGTTATTTCGCGGGACTATTGGCGCCAGTTTGGTTAGTTGTCGGGGTAATGATTGCCGGTATGTTTTATCCTGGCTATAGCCACTATACGCAGGCCATGAGTGAGTTAGGGGCAAAGGGAGCGCCTACCCATATACTATCGCCACTTATGAATAATTACCCCTTGGGTGTTTTATTTACACTGTTTGGCCTTGGGCTTGTTTACACATTTCCCGCCTCGATATCAGCGCGCCTTTCCGGCGTTTTGATCATCATTCACGGCCTTAGCAGTTGCCTGGCAGGTTTCTTTTCCTGTGATGTGGGCTGCGACTTAACGGCGCCGTCAGACGAACAAAATCTACATAACCTCGCCGGTTTCGTTATGTTTTTAAGCCTTCTACTAGCAAGCTTCCTGTGGGTGTTTATTGCCAAGAGCTGCCTAGGTGTAAAGTGGTTTGGCTGGTTTTCTCTCGCGATATCTCTTATTGCTATCGCTCTATTACCGTTAATGGCGAGTGCGGTGGCATCGGGTGATGGTTTTGGTTTGTATCAGCGGTTAAGTTATGGCTCGCAGGCCCTGTGGGTTTTGGTATTTTCCGCGCTGTTACTAGAACCCAAAGTGAAGCTACCTAGTGCAGATGTTAAAAAGGAATGA
- a CDS encoding long-chain fatty acid--CoA ligase, translating to MNGLVPDRQLNIVDILRHAVAVHGQRQVVSVDAHGKTQRCSYRELGGRVAQLARALTDLGVKQGECVSTLAWNDQRHLELYFAVPALGLICHTVNPRLFSEQLSYILADANCRWLFVDPQFMPQILPLLPNLTALKGVVVLTEPEQMQGVWVESAPALQWHCYDSLLLGQADSFEWPTLNENTPSGCCYTSGTTGNPKGVLYSHRSTVLHSMALALPDAGGLSADDAALVIVPMFHVNGWGLPYAALMVGANLILPGRFMGDGACLAKLIDTEAVTIAAGVPTVWQALIAHMTKHTRVFSRPLKCMVGGAACTEKLRADLEQLGGQVRPAWGMTETSPVGAVNRAGHGRHRLSPGQPVFGVELRVVDALGQTLPNDGESSGELQIRGPWIARGYIGKKDADEFLEDGWFSTGDVACLFSDGHLHITDRAKDVIKSGGEWISSLALEEVASGYPGVAAAAVIAMPHPRWDERPLLLVTALEQATIDQDNLLRWFDGKVAKWWQPDAVKVIDTFPLTATGKVDKKVLRQQYAIPES from the coding sequence ATGAATGGATTGGTTCCCGATCGGCAGCTCAATATTGTCGATATTTTGCGTCACGCGGTTGCGGTGCATGGCCAGCGGCAGGTGGTAAGTGTGGATGCGCACGGCAAGACGCAGCGCTGTAGTTATCGCGAGCTGGGTGGCCGGGTTGCACAGCTGGCTCGAGCGCTAACCGATTTAGGTGTTAAGCAGGGCGAGTGTGTGTCAACGTTGGCGTGGAATGATCAGCGCCATTTGGAACTGTATTTTGCCGTGCCGGCTCTGGGTTTGATTTGCCACACGGTCAACCCCCGCCTGTTTAGCGAACAGCTCAGTTATATTCTTGCCGATGCAAACTGCCGCTGGCTATTTGTCGATCCGCAATTTATGCCGCAAATATTACCCTTATTGCCTAACTTAACCGCGCTAAAGGGCGTGGTTGTATTAACCGAACCGGAGCAGATGCAGGGCGTTTGGGTGGAAAGCGCGCCAGCCTTGCAATGGCATTGTTACGACAGCTTGTTGCTCGGCCAAGCTGATAGTTTTGAATGGCCAACATTGAATGAAAATACCCCCAGTGGGTGTTGTTATACCTCGGGTACCACCGGTAACCCTAAGGGCGTGTTGTACAGTCATCGCTCCACGGTTTTACATAGCATGGCCTTAGCGCTGCCCGATGCCGGTGGTTTATCGGCGGATGATGCGGCGCTGGTTATTGTGCCCATGTTTCATGTCAATGGTTGGGGTTTACCTTACGCCGCCTTAATGGTGGGTGCGAACTTAATTTTACCTGGCCGTTTCATGGGCGACGGCGCCTGCCTAGCCAAACTTATCGACACCGAAGCCGTCACTATCGCCGCGGGCGTGCCCACGGTTTGGCAGGCGTTGATTGCGCACATGACAAAGCACACTAGAGTTTTTTCTCGGCCGCTGAAATGTATGGTGGGCGGTGCGGCCTGTACAGAAAAGCTGCGCGCAGATTTAGAGCAACTTGGTGGCCAAGTGCGGCCAGCCTGGGGTATGACGGAAACCTCACCCGTGGGCGCCGTGAATCGAGCGGGTCATGGGCGCCACCGTTTGAGCCCAGGGCAACCGGTATTTGGCGTTGAATTGCGCGTGGTAGATGCGCTGGGGCAAACGTTACCGAACGACGGTGAAAGCAGTGGCGAACTGCAAATTCGCGGCCCGTGGATTGCGCGCGGTTATATCGGCAAAAAGGATGCGGATGAATTTCTAGAAGACGGTTGGTTTAGCACCGGCGATGTTGCTTGTTTATTTAGCGATGGTCATTTGCACATTACCGATCGCGCCAAAGACGTTATCAAATCCGGCGGCGAATGGATTAGCTCTCTCGCCCTTGAGGAAGTTGCGAGTGGTTACCCAGGCGTGGCTGCCGCCGCGGTGATTGCCATGCCGCACCCGCGTTGGGATGAGCGACCGCTGTTATTAGTAACGGCGCTAGAGCAGGCAACAATTGACCAAGATAATTTACTGCGTTGGTTTGACGGCAAGGTGGCCAAATGGTGGCAGCCAGACGCGGTAAAAGTGATTGACACTTTTCCGTTAACGGCAACGGGCAAGGTCGATAAAAAAGTATTGCGGCAACAATACGCAATACCCGAAAGCTAA
- a CDS encoding TonB-dependent receptor has protein sequence MLTKKLLSLHLAAISVLPLATTSYADTRARDSLLEEIVVTARKRSETLQDIPMAISALSEQSLERNAINNLADLQAQVPSLTVYAARGTSSTATVYIRGIGQSDPLWGVEPGVGIYLNDVYISRPQGALLDMLDVERVEVLRGPQGTLYGRNTIGGAVKYITKKPSEETSGKLDLAAGSYGQLDVRAAASGALIDDTLLASVALGSFNRDGFGENLQTGAAVSDKKLTTGRVNLEWLVSEDWSVLLSADKTRDSSHVRGAQRMLVNGFEPYFAGAAPLPVSTDRYDVDNGFDLDENFTDTQGASLTVAWQLAEAWSAKSITAWREGETEGAIDFDMGPYAIADVDANYDDEQLSQEFQLNYQGDQWQGVVGVYLLDATAGGEVRNRFGLPAAALGYAPPNLIPGPIINIYGASGGEVETQSIALYGDASWQLSDNWNLSAGVRVSQERKEATVLNEGFTDDSFTQPSGQVTADFTNDETWRDVSPRLALDYRYSDDTLVYASVGRGFKSGGFNVRADTVNVPRSGDPYDPETVVTYEMGVKSTLADQLQLNVAFFHSDYRDIQLSIFTGVDTDNDGINDSFFGDFTNAGKGEIRGVEVEYVWSPSRYFTVSGNAAYLDASYQEYLSGGVNVADQRTFTDVPELAYSINAQWQTDLGDVATLNANIIYSWRDEVQPTTNQSDLILQPAFGLWNANIQLAALNSGWRLALEGKNLADEHYRTTGYDLRDSGFPIVSGYYGDPRTVTLRASYEF, from the coding sequence ATGTTAACAAAAAAATTACTTAGCCTGCACTTGGCCGCTATCAGTGTGCTACCGCTGGCTACAACTTCCTATGCCGATACCCGTGCCAGAGATTCACTACTAGAGGAGATTGTGGTGACGGCGCGCAAGCGCTCGGAAACCCTGCAGGACATTCCCATGGCCATTTCTGCGTTAAGCGAGCAAAGCCTAGAGCGAAATGCCATTAATAATTTAGCGGATTTACAGGCGCAGGTGCCGTCGTTAACGGTGTATGCGGCGCGCGGCACCAGTTCCACCGCCACGGTGTATATTCGCGGTATTGGTCAATCCGATCCGCTCTGGGGTGTTGAGCCAGGCGTGGGCATATACCTGAATGATGTTTATATTTCCCGTCCCCAAGGCGCTCTGCTCGATATGCTGGACGTGGAGCGGGTAGAAGTTTTACGCGGGCCGCAGGGCACACTCTATGGCCGCAACACCATCGGTGGCGCGGTCAAGTACATCACTAAAAAACCATCAGAGGAGACTAGCGGTAAGTTGGATCTGGCGGCAGGCTCCTATGGTCAATTAGATGTGCGCGCTGCGGCATCAGGTGCCTTAATCGACGATACGCTGTTGGCTAGCGTCGCGCTGGGTAGTTTTAATCGCGACGGTTTCGGTGAGAATCTGCAAACTGGCGCTGCAGTGAGTGATAAAAAACTAACCACCGGGCGGGTCAACCTTGAGTGGTTGGTGAGCGAAGATTGGTCAGTGCTATTGAGTGCCGATAAAACCCGAGATAGCTCCCATGTGCGCGGTGCGCAGCGCATGCTGGTCAATGGCTTCGAACCCTACTTTGCCGGAGCAGCGCCATTGCCCGTTAGCACAGATAGATACGATGTGGACAACGGTTTCGATCTCGACGAGAACTTCACCGATACTCAAGGCGCATCGTTAACCGTGGCTTGGCAGCTAGCGGAGGCGTGGAGTGCGAAATCGATTACCGCATGGCGCGAAGGTGAAACCGAGGGCGCGATAGATTTTGACATGGGGCCTTATGCCATTGCCGATGTGGATGCCAACTACGATGATGAACAACTGAGCCAAGAGTTTCAGCTGAACTATCAAGGTGATCAGTGGCAGGGCGTGGTGGGCGTGTATCTGTTGGACGCGACAGCCGGTGGCGAAGTGCGTAACCGCTTTGGCTTGCCAGCCGCGGCCTTGGGTTATGCGCCACCGAATTTAATTCCTGGCCCTATCATAAATATTTACGGCGCCAGTGGCGGCGAAGTGGAAACTCAATCAATCGCCTTGTATGGCGATGCCAGTTGGCAGTTAAGCGATAACTGGAACCTGAGCGCAGGCGTTCGTGTTAGCCAAGAGCGTAAAGAGGCGACGGTTTTAAATGAAGGCTTCACCGATGACAGTTTTACCCAGCCTAGTGGTCAGGTAACCGCAGATTTTACCAATGATGAAACCTGGCGCGATGTGTCGCCAAGGTTAGCGTTGGATTATCGCTATAGCGACGATACATTAGTTTACGCGAGTGTTGGCCGCGGCTTTAAAAGCGGCGGTTTTAATGTGCGTGCTGATACCGTGAATGTGCCGCGCTCCGGCGACCCCTACGACCCGGAGACGGTGGTGACCTATGAAATGGGTGTGAAATCAACTCTCGCCGATCAACTGCAATTAAATGTGGCGTTTTTTCACAGTGATTACCGCGACATACAGTTGAGTATTTTCACCGGCGTAGATACCGACAACGACGGCATTAACGATAGCTTCTTCGGGGATTTTACCAATGCCGGTAAAGGTGAGATTCGCGGTGTTGAAGTCGAGTATGTCTGGTCGCCCAGCAGATATTTCACCGTGTCGGGTAATGCCGCTTATTTGGATGCCAGCTATCAAGAGTATCTATCTGGCGGGGTGAATGTTGCCGATCAGCGCACCTTTACCGATGTGCCTGAATTAGCCTATTCCATCAATGCCCAATGGCAAACCGATTTAGGCGATGTTGCAACCTTGAACGCCAATATTATTTACAGCTGGCGAGATGAGGTGCAGCCAACCACGAATCAAAGCGACTTAATTTTGCAACCGGCTTTTGGTTTGTGGAATGCCAATATTCAACTGGCGGCGCTTAACAGCGGTTGGCGTTTGGCCCTAGAAGGTAAAAATTTAGCTGATGAACACTACCGCACCACTGGCTACGATTTACGCGACAGCGGTTTCCCCATTGTTTCTGGCTACTACGGCGACCCGCGCACGGTGACCCTGCGCGCCAGTTACGAATTCTAA
- a CDS encoding glycosyl hydrolase family 18 protein, translated as MRKIPLTLTLIGVGFFSSTALAVDCANVDSWSSSAVYLGESKVQHLNNAYTAKWWTQADDPATHSGTWDVWRYDGACDGSSSSSSSSGSSSGSTSSSSSSGGSSSSGSSSGSSSSGSSSGSTSSGSSSGGGTCSANAYVAGTNYAISELVSNVGYEFRCDIPGWCSSNAAWAYAPGTGAHWQDAWTQVSDCGSSSSSSSSGSSSGSTSSGSSSSGSGSSSSSSSSGGSSSGGNSGKLPAHALVGYWHNFDNGSGLVRIAQVSDVWDVIVVAFADDAGNGSVAFNLDVGLNKQQFIDDIAAKRAAGKIVVLSFGGQNGTVTLNTATNVTNFVNSTAAIMDEYGFDGIDIDLESGAGVMHGAPVINNLIAAVKQLKQRYPSMYLSMAPEHPYVQGGFVAYSGIWGAYLPMIDQLRNELDLLHVQLYNNGGLSTPYRGQAYPAGSVDMMVSSALMLMEGFPLAGGSAGNFAPLKPEQIGLALPSGSRAASSGFATTADINRALDCLTKRTQCGTLTPAQAYPAFNGVMTWSINWDMFDNGAFSGPVGSHVHNLE; from the coding sequence AAAATGGTGGACCCAAGCCGACGACCCAGCCACCCATTCCGGCACTTGGGATGTTTGGCGTTACGACGGCGCCTGCGACGGCAGCTCCTCATCTAGCAGTTCTTCCGGCAGCTCCTCTGGCAGTACGTCGTCGAGCTCATCGTCCGGTGGCTCAAGTTCTAGTGGTAGTTCCAGCGGTTCAAGCTCAAGCGGCAGTTCCAGTGGCTCGACATCGAGTGGCTCCTCCAGCGGTGGCGGCACCTGCAGTGCCAATGCCTACGTTGCGGGCACTAATTACGCGATAAGCGAATTAGTAAGCAATGTCGGTTACGAATTCCGCTGCGATATTCCGGGCTGGTGTTCTTCCAATGCCGCCTGGGCCTACGCGCCAGGCACCGGCGCACACTGGCAAGATGCCTGGACCCAAGTGAGTGATTGCGGTTCATCAAGCAGCTCGTCCAGCAGCGGTTCAAGCTCTGGTTCAACGTCTAGCGGCTCTTCATCTAGTGGGTCGGGCTCAAGCTCCAGTAGCTCGTCTAGCGGCGGTTCATCCTCGGGCGGCAACAGCGGCAAATTACCGGCCCATGCTTTGGTGGGTTACTGGCATAACTTCGACAATGGCTCTGGCCTGGTGCGCATCGCTCAAGTGTCCGACGTCTGGGATGTCATCGTGGTTGCCTTTGCCGACGATGCCGGTAATGGCTCGGTCGCGTTTAATTTAGATGTCGGTTTAAACAAACAACAATTTATCGACGACATAGCCGCCAAACGCGCCGCCGGCAAAATTGTTGTGCTCTCGTTCGGCGGCCAAAACGGCACAGTCACTTTAAACACCGCCACCAACGTCACCAATTTTGTTAACAGCACCGCCGCCATCATGGACGAATACGGTTTCGATGGTATCGATATCGATTTGGAATCTGGCGCCGGTGTAATGCACGGCGCACCGGTGATCAATAATTTGATTGCCGCCGTAAAACAACTGAAACAGCGCTACCCAAGCATGTACCTGTCTATGGCGCCCGAACACCCCTATGTGCAAGGAGGCTTTGTGGCCTACTCGGGCATTTGGGGCGCTTACTTGCCCATGATTGATCAACTGCGCAACGAGTTAGATTTGCTGCACGTGCAGCTGTACAACAATGGCGGTTTGTCCACGCCCTATCGCGGTCAAGCTTATCCGGCCGGCTCTGTGGACATGATGGTGTCATCGGCGTTAATGCTCATGGAAGGCTTCCCCCTCGCCGGCGGCTCCGCAGGAAATTTTGCGCCACTAAAACCGGAACAAATTGGCTTAGCCTTACCCTCCGGTTCGCGCGCAGCCTCGAGCGGTTTTGCCACTACCGCCGATATTAACCGGGCGTTGGATTGCCTCACCAAGCGCACACAATGCGGCACCTTAACGCCCGCTCAAGCCTACCCCGCCTTTAACGGCGTGATGACCTGGTCAATTAACTGGGACATGTTCGACAACGGCGCCTTCTCCGGCCCCGTGGGCAGCCATGTGCATAATTTGGAGTGA
- a CDS encoding alpha/beta fold hydrolase, whose amino-acid sequence MPYFMSAGRKLHYVEQGSGEPLVLLHGLGSRADDWQVQMASWGGDYRVIALDLRGHGLSDVAEAGLTIATLADDLLALLNHLQLPRCFLVGFSLGGMVAFEFAVRNPARVSAMVIVNSGPQVAPFSVAIKCVFWLRLLTIRLLGMRALGRQIARRIFPEPEQAQLREKFESQMANNDSVSYRNTLLAIRDWSVSAYLDQLQMPILIVAADQDYTSVAVKEAYAKYLKRAELVVISDSRHATPLDQPEKFNSAVFDFLRKLSGALSLQQ is encoded by the coding sequence ATGCCGTATTTTATGTCTGCAGGGCGAAAACTTCATTACGTGGAGCAGGGCAGTGGCGAACCGCTTGTGTTGCTGCACGGCCTAGGTTCGCGCGCCGACGATTGGCAGGTCCAAATGGCCAGTTGGGGCGGCGACTATCGTGTTATTGCCTTGGATTTACGCGGCCATGGCTTAAGTGATGTGGCCGAAGCCGGGTTAACCATAGCTACCTTGGCCGATGATCTGTTGGCCCTGCTCAATCATTTACAGCTTCCGCGTTGTTTCTTAGTGGGCTTTTCGCTCGGCGGCATGGTGGCGTTTGAATTTGCGGTGCGCAACCCCGCGCGAGTGAGTGCCATGGTGATTGTCAACTCAGGGCCACAAGTGGCGCCGTTTTCTGTGGCGATTAAGTGTGTTTTTTGGCTGCGCTTGTTGACGATACGGCTGTTAGGCATGCGCGCGCTAGGCCGCCAAATAGCGCGGCGTATTTTTCCCGAGCCGGAACAGGCGCAGCTGCGAGAGAAATTTGAAAGCCAAATGGCTAATAACGATAGCGTCAGTTACCGCAACACTTTGTTGGCCATCCGCGATTGGTCGGTGAGTGCCTACCTAGACCAATTACAAATGCCGATTTTGATTGTAGCCGCCGATCAAGACTACACCTCAGTGGCGGTAAAAGAAGCCTATGCGAAATATTTAAAACGCGCTGAGTTAGTGGTTATTTCAGATTCCCGTCACGCTACGCCGCTGGATCAGCCAGAAAAATTCAATAGTGCCGTCTTCGACTTCCTCCGAAAGCTAAGCGGTGCTTTGAGTCTACAACAATAA
- a CDS encoding extracellular medium-chain-length polyhydroxyalkanoate depolymerase: protein MKIIMLKLERLSTYHLPALLALLFLLAFQQANAASRCTERNYILLPDKISCTSRVTQVASSSITQRDVVWELPLGTPPAGGWPVAIVYQGSLFPVEFSRNSAAPFGGYYELKTIKKLLDSGYAVLAPRAPAELAWLTNSAGPLTNYEITTDYTFLTNVFNKIDQGVFGPLNGNRKYATGISSGGYNTSRMAESFPGQFKALVVHSGSWATCLGPVCVVPGSLPADHPPTKFIHGFLDTIVPWWTMDGYYDKLLYEGVETERLTLATGGHEWFPQSPSAVVDWFNRHP, encoded by the coding sequence ATGAAAATAATAATGTTAAAACTAGAGCGTTTATCAACCTACCACTTGCCCGCGTTATTGGCGCTGTTGTTCTTGCTGGCTTTCCAGCAAGCTAATGCCGCATCGCGTTGTACCGAAAGGAACTACATTCTGTTACCGGATAAAATATCCTGCACCTCGCGCGTTACCCAAGTTGCATCTAGCAGTATTACTCAGCGTGATGTGGTATGGGAGCTACCCTTGGGTACGCCACCCGCAGGTGGTTGGCCGGTAGCAATCGTGTATCAGGGTTCGCTTTTTCCTGTGGAGTTCTCCCGTAACTCTGCCGCGCCCTTTGGCGGTTACTATGAATTGAAAACGATTAAAAAGTTACTGGATTCCGGCTATGCCGTATTGGCACCAAGAGCGCCTGCTGAGCTGGCTTGGCTAACAAATTCCGCTGGCCCTTTAACTAATTACGAAATCACCACCGATTATACGTTTTTAACCAATGTGTTTAACAAAATAGATCAGGGTGTTTTCGGCCCGTTAAATGGCAATCGAAAATACGCCACCGGTATTTCAAGTGGCGGCTATAACACGTCGCGCATGGCCGAGTCTTTTCCCGGACAATTTAAAGCCCTAGTTGTACATTCGGGTTCTTGGGCAACGTGCCTTGGTCCCGTTTGCGTTGTGCCGGGTTCACTACCAGCCGATCATCCGCCAACAAAATTTATTCACGGTTTCCTCGATACCATTGTGCCTTGGTGGACCATGGATGGTTACTACGACAAGCTACTTTACGAAGGTGTTGAAACCGAGCGCTTAACCCTGGCCACCGGTGGTCACGAGTGGTTCCCGCAATCGCCTTCTGCTGTGGTCGATTGGTTTAATCGTCACCCGTAA
- a CDS encoding YceH family protein — protein sequence MIALTLYETRVIGVLFEKEHTTPDQYPLSLNALTNGCNQKSNREPVLELSEVEVQDTVDSLLKKGLVTTVSVGSRVAKYRQRFGNTEFGDFKFTLKEQSLLSVLFLRGPQTAGELRLRTQRLCEFADVADVERVLDGLAGADTTAYVVKLPREPGKRECRYAHLFSGEVEFESIAEIAQGPRSVSQAVSDCSCVERVAELEQQVSVLQEEVEWLKAQWQTLNG from the coding sequence ATGATCGCATTAACCTTATACGAAACCCGTGTAATCGGTGTTCTGTTTGAAAAAGAGCACACTACACCAGACCAATACCCGTTGTCGTTAAATGCGTTAACCAACGGCTGCAACCAGAAAAGTAACCGCGAGCCAGTGCTGGAGCTGTCTGAAGTTGAGGTGCAAGACACGGTTGATAGCTTATTGAAAAAGGGCTTGGTCACCACAGTGAGTGTGGGCAGCCGGGTGGCCAAATACCGTCAGCGTTTTGGCAATACGGAGTTTGGTGATTTCAAATTCACCTTGAAGGAGCAGAGCCTGTTGAGCGTACTGTTTCTACGCGGCCCACAAACAGCGGGCGAGTTGCGTTTGCGTACCCAGCGGTTGTGCGAGTTTGCCGATGTGGCAGATGTAGAGCGCGTACTCGACGGCTTGGCCGGCGCGGACACCACTGCTTATGTAGTGAAATTGCCGCGCGAGCCGGGCAAGCGCGAGTGCCGCTATGCGCATTTGTTTAGTGGCGAGGTTGAATTTGAGTCTATAGCTGAAATAGCACAAGGGCCTAGAAGCGTTAGCCAAGCTGTTAGTGACTGTAGTTGCGTAGAGCGAGTGGCCGAACTAGAACAGCAGGTGAGTGTGCTACAAGAAGAAGTAGAATGGCTTAAGGCGCAGTGGCAGACTCTCAACGGTTGA